The window TTGGGATGTTTCTGACATAATAACCAGACGAACAAGTAAAGTTGTTAAATGCTTGCAAcaaacagaggaaaaaaacagttttattgCAATGTAAATCATTCGTTGAAGTAACTCGTAACATATTCTATTCTAATTTATGCAGCTAGTTCGCTGTGGTGGTCTGGCAACTGAAACCAAATACAAATTACTAGAAAAGGGTTTTATTTATTAGCAACTTTATTTCCCATCTACCACTGTAGGGAAAAACTTTACGTGtaacgcatttttttgtttttggagttttttttttagttggttACGCTTAGCTGCTTTTCGGTTGCTAAAACTGAAATATTATTTTCGTCATGTTATGTTATGTTCTGTTTGTGCCAGTTGACATCTGCATACGCAAGATATTATATAGGACGCCTAATATTTAGACAATCatcttttttgcctttgggTTCATCAGTGAAACTTACGCCATGATCCTCTCTGAGCTCCATATGACAATGAAGAAAAGCTGCATCTCCTGTTTGGGCGGCGATGACAGTGTTAATCTTTGGTTCTGTTTCGTTTGAATCCCATCGCCGTCCTGGAATGTCAATTGGGTTTTCATTATAGCCTACTCTAGAATTAAGCAATCACAAATACAACGAGACATTTGATAATAAGAATTTGATACAACGAAGGTCTAAGGCTGGCATTTTTTAGTTCTCTAAATGAGTTTCGTGGAACAGCTATATGTAACCCaaatttttgttgaagaataTAGTTTTAGAACAGAGAACATTTCGTCAACAGTCTACATGACACAAAGTAGCCAATACCCACAGACACATGAAGAATGctcctattttgttttgaagagGAGTTCTTATGTTGTGACATTCCTCCCTCCATaacaacatttttcaattAGGCAACTGAtctttattctttaaattacagtttataataacaaatatctaaataaaataataagctgGAAAATGCCGTAAATGCTAGCTGGTGGCAAAGGCAAAatatttaacttttttctctcgtcCCGGCCGTTGTCACAACGTAATATAACAGAACATAAATATcactttaaaaataatttttacagGCAAATAGATCAAGATCTGCTCTGCATTTGGGTGTGTAGTAATTGCATTAATTAAATACCCTACCTACTTGGCAATGGTataggtaaaagaaaaaaaaatgattgtgtaCCTGTTTGAAAGtccatttgtcgctagatCGGGAGTCCGTTTGTCGTTTACATGCGAGTCCGTTTGACGTTTGCAGTCCCaatcatcaagtaaaaaaaaaaaaaaaaaaaaaaagtcctaatgtcgatggcacgggagtcCTCTTGTCGGAAAGCATAGCGCTCGgtgggttcagcaacaatttactgatgcgcccaaacgtcgggGACCAGTAGTCCAAACGTCGGTGGGCAGATGTCCTAACGTCGGGTACCAGatgtccaagtgtcggaaacctgcaaccaaaagtcggaaaccctggagtcctttttgtaactcgcccaaaagagtACATGCCTTGAACATGTTAGAGGGCCCGAACAGAAATTTTcgctaaggttttttttttactaggcGGTGCTACAGTAAATTTCCGTTGTTCCTTAGAAGCCTGGATGTAGCCCAAGGCCTGCAGTGCAGCCGTGTGCAAGCATCGCCAGGATAGTTCTAGTTCGTCGCCCATAGGCTGCCAAATAAGACCATCGACGTCGTGACGTAAGCAGAAGGCTGGTGCCAACCCAGGAGCCGACTGAGTAAAAAACAGAAGCTGTCCACTCAGTATTgcctgtaaaagaaaaaattatgcagCGTAAAAGccattttcctttcaaatgaATTCGCGCATCGTAGCTTCCCGCATACTTTGTGCGTGAATTCGTTCGTTTCTCCGTCAAAGCGAAAAATACACGACTCATCCATGGGCATATCATCACATTCTTCTAGTTGCTCACTGCTGAAGACGGGAGGTCGACCACCGCCCTCTGCTTGCTAAACAGAAAATCAGGGATTGGTGACGTGGCGAAACAGATAACCAATTTAATAGGCAATACAATACCGTTTCTTTCATGTCCATATTAATTACGCTTTCATAATCGGCGGCTGTTTCGGGGTCCAAGACTTTTCGACCACGAAGATCACTTTGGATAAGATGATTCCAACTCAGTGACTTGTCAATTTTTGACAAGATAATCTCCAGTTTCCCATCCGACAGTGTCCACGTACTGGACTCGACCGAAATGGGATGAGCCAACTCGCCAACCAAAtatgtttgatttttatacACAACTTTCGATGCCTGACTTTCAATTTTGACGACTAAATCGTGCTTCGACGTCTGTTTGTTAAATGTTATCCATACAGTCACTTCCTCTGGGCTTTCCATCCAAGTGTAGGCAATCTTAGTTTCGGCTTCATCTAGGATAGCATTTGAATAAATTCCAGTTGAAGGACAAGTGAACATTTCCACATACCTTGTATCGTTTCGCTATTTGCTAAAGGCACAGCAACATCCTTGTTCGAATCGAATATAATGCGAAGAGGTTCTCGGGCAATAAGGCATAGCGCTTTACCAGGGCTCAAAACAGAAGCGTAATCCAAGCCGTGAGGTATTGTGACGGCTACTGCCGCACTCCACTAAAAAAGGACTGACTCACAGCGCTTTTGGACCTGGTGTATTAATTTCTGCCACACTTAACACTCCACATCCAAACTGTCTACTGAGAGCCCCGTCTCACTCGTAGGCCCTCCTATTTAAAGCAAAAGGGTCGTTACCCGCTAGGGTGACACGGGAAGTAAAGGAGATGGTCACGTAGATAACCTCTACGTGACCGTTCGAATAGAAAGCGCATAGAAGGGGTAAGCTCTTCCAATAAGATGGTCAAGCAGATAattctacttgaccttacggaagtgaaagcggagaaaaagggttGCGGCTGATGTACGAGACGTTCCCagcacgtggatgtcctcggaCTCCACGTGTCCCTCGTtaacacgtggatgtcctccgAATCCACGTGACAGGTCCCCCCCGTTCGAAGGCGATCGCCCCCGATTGCCATAGTATGCAACGATTAGAGTGATAGCGAAAGATAATAGTAatagtaaaataataataaaacaacattGGTAACATCCGTTTTCCGTGTTCAAAAGTCCGTGTCTTGTGTCCGAATCAGTCGTTCCTCGGTGGCCGCTCCTCGTAGTGCGTGATCCGTTGTTTCATATCTCTGCATGCCATCTTTGATGTGGGTATCTAAGCGTTGTGCAAGCCGTAGTGTGAATCCTGTCAGGCCGAAAACACTGAGTAGTAGAATGACAAACGCTAATATCCATTCGTATGGGTAGTTCCCATAGTTTGACGTTGGCAACGCGTCCAGCAGGTTCAAAATCTGATTATGTGTTAGCGTTGCTGCTGCttctagtttttcttgttgtcgcAACATGCTGCTGAACTTGTCGAGGTGTGACGCATTTGATGACGGGAACTGTACGACCGTTGCCATTTTTGGGTTGGTGATGTTTGGACGGAACTCCGGTAGGTCTGGCATATGAATTGATATGGCTGCGGCTGTTGTGGTGCCTTCCAGGCTTGCTGGAAATATCCAATCCTCTGTGCGAGCTGTGCATCCTTGTGGGACTTCAAAGTATCCTACTGCCGGTAATTGTAGGCGTTGTGACGGTACTTGCTTACTGTCCGGAGGGCATGAAAAAACCACGTTATGTGGGCCTGTCGCTGAGAATGCCCATTGGTTTTGTCCTAGGTAGACTACTTCCGGGCCATTCCACTGTATGAATTGTTTCTGACAATACGCTTTGACTTGAGCTTCCTCGTTGTTGAACAGCGCAACCGCAcacgatttcctttttcccctttttgaaaATCCCGTATGGAATTTGCATAGTTGTTTATCTAGTCGTCGACAGTTACTCATTTCGTCTTTTGATAACTCGACAAACGTATCTAAGTCGGCTGTTATTGCCAGAAAATCTGGCAAGTTGGTTATTTGTACCCCGTGTGTGCCGTTTTTGGTTGGTTTTGTTAACCTAACTAGCTTGAACAAATTAAAGTGTTGTGCGTGGTCATAAATGGGGATTTCGATAAAGAGGCGGAACTTATTATGGGTAGCTGCGACCGACACCCGTGCTTCCCGATAGATAACCCATAATTCCTCTGCTGGTATCGTCCAGCCCAATggtaaatgtttatttatctCTTTTATCGCTCTCTCTAGTTCTGTAGGCGAGAAGATTTGTGGTGGTAAATGCCCGTTAGCCAGCGTTGTTAATCCTATTTCCCAGTCCCCGATTTGTTGTTGAAGCCATCCGATCACTTGTTCCAATGATTCGAACGTCGAGTCCAGCTCTGCGAAGTACTGCTCTTGTTGTATGTGTGCTAGTTCATACGCAAGAATGTGATCCAAAACATAATCTGCCCTCTTCTGAAATATCGTGGACTGCTGTTGTAGTTCCTGCAACAATGCTACACTTGATCGTGATAGTTGTAGGCTCTCATTTATGATCAATGCATGTTGCTCCAGTACATGGactatttcttgtttttggtttcccATTGCatcaattttcttatttagttCTACCAAATCCGCCTGAGTGGAGACACCAAACAACCACTTAAGTGCCGTGCCACCCAAATCTATCACTCCTCTTTTCGCTCTAGCCGCTCCTGTCAGAGTCATCGCACATGTTGTCAATCTTGTTTTGGATAAGTTTAATGTTCTGCTCAGTAGTAGCACTTTATTCTCGATTTTACTTGCTGTCATAAAACTTGTGGTGTCCCTCCATGCCGCGtgtccgtcttctttttcaaattttgctcCATCCTTTCTATGTTTTGCTGCCAGTAAGGCCAATTCCTCCAGGTGTTTTTCTACTATCGTGACGGCCTTCTCTGCATCTTGTAGGATCACATCCGTGGCCATCGTCCATGATGATTCACTGATTGTAATTCCTGgttgttctttgaaaattaCGGTGTCCCTGACCATCATTGCTGAGGTACTGAATGTGCACCCGATTAACAATAGAAACAGTAGGTCAATTATCCCTGCCCTGAAAAAATCGGGTTTGCGCCGATTCCGTAGTGGCCGTGTAAGGCCCATCTCTTGGgtgtttccttctc of the Daphnia carinata strain CSIRO-1 chromosome 10, CSIRO_AGI_Dcar_HiC_V3, whole genome shotgun sequence genome contains:
- the LOC132088401 gene encoding nudC domain-containing protein 1-like encodes the protein MFTCPSTGIYSNAILDEAETKIAYTWMESPEEVTVWITFNKQTSKHDLVVKIESQASKVVYKNQTYLVGELAHPISVESSTWTLSDGKLEIILSKIDKSLSWNHLIQSDLRGRKVLDPETAADYESVINMDMKETQAEGGGRPPVFSSEQLEECDDMPMDESCIFRFDGETNEFTHKAILSGQLLFFTQSAPGLAPAFCLRHDVDGLIWQPMGDELELSWRCLHTAALQALGYIQASKEQRKFTVAPPSKKKTLAKISVRAL